In one Diabrotica virgifera virgifera chromosome 7, PGI_DIABVI_V3a genomic region, the following are encoded:
- the LOC126888024 gene encoding 52 kDa repressor of the inhibitor of the protein kinase-like, with protein MAARKGGISCVVRGCQTRSGEQISLFSIPRDRSRAELWLKAAIREDLLSKDVNELHKNYRMCEKHFQPHFISKGGNVRKNLFIQAHPTIFPYNQDVQLVPKKLIRLLVRFDHFEQCMIGLTLYYIYYDRQIIK; from the exons ATGGCTGCACGCAAAGGTGGAATTTCTTGTGTGGTTCGTGGATGCCAGACTAGATCTGGGGAACAAATAAGTCTTTTTTCAATACCACGAGATCGTAGCAG agcTGAATTATGGCTAAAAGCTGCAATTAGGGAAGATTTACTTTCAAAGGATGTCAATGAATTGCACAAAAATTATAGAATGTGTGAGAAACACTTTCAACCACATTTTATATCGAAGGGGGGAAacgtaagaaaaaatttatttatacaagctCATCCTACGATATTCCCATACAACCaagatgtacagctggttccaaaaaaactgatacgactcttagtaagatttgatcattttgagcagtgtatgattggtctgacattatattatatttattatgacagacaaataataaaataa